The window GCCGCTCAGCCCGGCGTGGCCGGCGAGCTGGGCACTGACGATGTTGGTGCCGAAGGCGGCGGCAGAGGCGAGCGCCAGCGCAAGGCCTTGCTGGACCGAGGACGCACTGCGCTCCACGTTGCAGTCCCCGGTCGGCGTTTTGGGATCAGGCGTCGGGCTTGGCGGCAGTCGGCTTCGCGCCCGGTCGGACTGGCGGCTTGGCGAGCGGCTTGGCCTGGGCCTGGCTGGGCTTTGCCTGCGCTGGAGCTGCTTTCTCCTGCTTCGGCTTGGTCAGCAGCGGCTTTGCGGCGGGCTTGTTCGCGGCCTTGATGCCGGCTGCAGCACCGGGGCGCAGGCTTGCAGGCGTTGCAGCACCAGGCTGGATCGCGCCCTGCAGGCGCATCGGGCCGGAGCCGAGCGCGGCGGCAGCCGGGCGCTCCTCCGGCGTCGGCGCGACCGGCGCGAAGGCGGAGGAGGAAGGCGGGATCGCACCATTGCCGGAGAAGGTGCGGCTGCCGGCGACGAGCCCGGCTGCGACAGGTGCGCCGGGCTGGATCGTCTCGCGCGCGACCTGGGTATCGGGCTTGGCCACGGCATTGGCGGCGAGCGGCGCCGAGGCCGAGCCGGGCGAGCGGCCAAAGGAGACCTGGACGGGATCGAATTTGACGCGCGGGCCGAGTGTGATGCGGCCGGAAGGTGAACGGGTCAGCACCGAGCCGGAGGCGCCACCCTGGGACATCGCAACGGCAAAGCGATCCGAGGTGCCTTCGGCATTGCCGCCGACGCCGTGGTTCGTCGAGATGAAGCTGATCGGCCCGGAGGTCTCGGCATCGTCGCCGAGCGCGTGGCCGCCGCGGCGGACACTGTCGCAGATGCTGTAGGCGCGCCCACCATTGCCGGCCGGCATGCTGGAGATGCTGCCGCCGAAGCCGCCCCATTTGCCGAAGCCGTCATCAAGCAATTGCGCTGCCTTGACCGTGCGCTCCGCGCCCGAATTGGCGCCGAGGAC is drawn from Bosea sp. Tri-49 and contains these coding sequences:
- a CDS encoding D-alanyl-D-alanine carboxypeptidase family protein, with amino-acid sequence MISFRLAAGATFASLLTVAAPAEAGTSVVVDASSGAVLSSESPTQAWHPASTTKMMTLYLALKAVREGKIGLETAIPASKRAASQPRVKVYIKAGQEITLDNAMRIMMVKSANDIAYVIAEGVGGDVETFVSMMNAEAQRLGMRDTHFTNPNGWHHPDQQTSARDLAVLAMALMNEFGQYSDYWNTGAVQLGKQVLNNTNGLVGRYYGISGMKTGFVCASGFNVVSTASRNGRTLIAVVLGANSGAERTVKAAQLLDDGFGKWGGFGGSISSMPAGNGGRAYSICDSVRRGGHALGDDAETSGPISFISTNHGVGGNAEGTSDRFAVAMSQGGASGSVLTRSPSGRITLGPRVKFDPVQVSFGRSPGSASAPLAANAVAKPDTQVARETIQPGAPVAAGLVAGSRTFSGNGAIPPSSSAFAPVAPTPEERPAAAALGSGPMRLQGAIQPGAATPASLRPGAAAGIKAANKPAAKPLLTKPKQEKAAPAQAKPSQAQAKPLAKPPVRPGAKPTAAKPDA